Proteins encoded together in one Janthinobacterium tructae window:
- a CDS encoding LysR family transcriptional regulator, with translation MLEIRHLRTLSALRSSGSLVRAAQLLNLTQSALSHQIRLLEERYKAPLFERKSMPIAFTATGSRLLELADKLLPEIELAERDVARLSQGDKGQLRVALECHTCFDWLMPVMDAFRQRWPEVEIDLVSGFHSEPADLLRSGEADLVIGSPYGPDFTVFPLFRFEMLVVMAQKHRLQAQRRLVAADFTGETLITYPVPEERIDLIREVLRPAGIEFERRTAELTVAVLQLVASRRGIAALPNWAIKNYVDYDYVVARPVGEHGLWSDLYVSVPQQLQDKAYVRDFVSVIREQCAASLDGIKLLS, from the coding sequence ATGCTAGAAATTCGCCACCTGCGCACCCTGAGTGCCTTGCGTTCGTCCGGCAGCCTGGTGCGCGCCGCGCAGCTGCTCAATTTGACCCAGTCGGCGCTGTCGCACCAGATCCGCTTGCTCGAAGAGCGCTACAAGGCGCCCCTGTTCGAGCGCAAGTCGATGCCGATCGCGTTTACGGCCACGGGCAGCCGGCTGCTGGAGCTGGCCGACAAGCTGCTGCCCGAGATCGAGCTGGCCGAGCGCGACGTGGCGCGCCTGTCGCAAGGCGACAAGGGGCAGCTGCGCGTGGCGCTCGAATGCCATACCTGCTTCGACTGGCTGATGCCGGTGATGGATGCGTTCCGCCAGCGCTGGCCGGAAGTGGAGATCGACCTGGTATCGGGCTTTCACAGCGAACCGGCGGACTTGCTGCGCTCGGGCGAGGCCGATCTCGTGATCGGCTCGCCATATGGCCCCGATTTCACCGTGTTTCCCCTGTTCCGCTTTGAAATGCTGGTGGTGATGGCGCAGAAGCACCGGCTGCAGGCGCAGCGCCGGCTGGTGGCGGCTGACTTTACGGGCGAGACCCTGATCACCTATCCCGTGCCGGAAGAGCGCATCGACCTGATCCGCGAAGTGCTGCGGCCTGCCGGCATCGAGTTTGAGCGCCGCACGGCGGAACTGACGGTGGCCGTGCTGCAACTGGTGGCGAGCCGGCGCGGTATCGCCGCCTTGCCGAACTGGGCCATCAAGAATTATGTCGATTACGATTATGTGGTGGCGCGCCCGGTGGGCGAGCACGGCCTGTGGAGCGACTTGTACGTGTCCGTGCCGCAGCAGTTACAGGACAAGGCGTATGTGCGCGATTTCGTCAGCGTGATACGCGAGCAGTGTGCGGCCTCGCTCGACGGTATCAAGTTGTTGTCCTGA
- a CDS encoding phasin family protein translates to MFSFSEQWALAGKAVVEAQWISAQAYAQAAVDSGASVLDLQLDAARAALAAATVAGNQLLSVKDTQALLELSRTQSQLAIERIGAYGRQAKDIAQETQEKFDTVTKGEFAASRQKFGELLQVVKQTPVPLIIPFNNFLKTTFSGADEGYDKNKNTRPARQA, encoded by the coding sequence ATGTTTTCATTTTCCGAGCAATGGGCACTCGCCGGCAAGGCCGTGGTGGAAGCACAATGGATCAGCGCGCAAGCGTATGCCCAGGCCGCCGTCGACAGCGGCGCCAGCGTGCTGGATTTGCAGCTCGACGCGGCCCGCGCGGCGCTGGCGGCCGCTACGGTGGCGGGCAATCAGCTGCTGTCCGTGAAGGATACGCAAGCGCTGCTGGAACTGTCGCGCACGCAGTCGCAACTGGCCATTGAACGCATCGGTGCATATGGCCGCCAGGCAAAGGATATTGCTCAAGAAACCCAGGAGAAATTCGACACTGTGACAAAGGGTGAGTTTGCTGCATCGCGTCAAAAATTTGGCGAGCTGTTGCAGGTGGTAAAGCAAACGCCCGTGCCCCTGATTATTCCCTTCAATAATTTTCTAAAAACCACTTTCAGCGGCGCCGATGAAGGGTATGATAAAAATAAAAACACGCGTCCCGCTCGTCAAGCGTAG
- a CDS encoding acetyl-CoA C-acetyltransferase: protein MDDVVIVAAGRTAVGKFGGSLAKIPASELGAHVIKGLLAQTGIDPNLIGEAILGQVLTAAVGQNAARQAVIKAGLPSSIPAFTINKVCGSGLKATHLAAQAIKCGDANIIIAGGQENMSASPHAMNGSRDGFRMGDFKMVDTMIVDGLWDVYNQYHMGITAENVAKKYEVTRAEQDEFALQSQLKAEAAQKAGKFKDEILPLEIANKKGTVVFDSDEYIKPGSTLESLTGLRPAFAKDGTVTAGNASGLNDGAAGVIMMSAAQAKELGLKPLARIKAYASSGLDPAVMGMGPVSASRLCLKKAGWTHEELDLMEINEAFAAQAIAVNKEMGWDTSKINVNGGAIAIGHPIGASGARILVTLIHEMIRRDAKKGLAALCIGGGMGVALAIERD from the coding sequence ATGGATGATGTCGTAATCGTGGCCGCCGGCCGTACCGCAGTCGGCAAATTCGGTGGCAGTCTGGCCAAGATTCCTGCGTCCGAACTGGGCGCGCATGTAATCAAGGGCTTGCTGGCACAAACCGGCATTGACCCGAACCTGATCGGCGAAGCGATCCTGGGCCAGGTGCTGACGGCTGCCGTCGGCCAGAACGCCGCGCGCCAGGCTGTCATCAAGGCTGGCCTGCCCAGCTCCATCCCGGCATTCACCATCAACAAGGTATGCGGCAGCGGCCTGAAGGCCACGCACCTGGCGGCGCAAGCGATCAAATGCGGCGATGCCAACATCATCATCGCCGGCGGCCAGGAAAACATGAGCGCCTCGCCACACGCGATGAACGGCTCGCGCGACGGTTTCCGCATGGGCGACTTCAAGATGGTCGACACCATGATCGTCGACGGCCTGTGGGACGTGTACAACCAGTACCACATGGGCATCACGGCGGAAAATGTCGCCAAGAAATACGAAGTGACGCGCGCCGAGCAGGATGAGTTCGCGCTGCAGTCGCAACTGAAGGCGGAAGCGGCGCAAAAAGCGGGCAAGTTCAAGGATGAAATCCTGCCGCTGGAAATCGCCAACAAAAAAGGCACCGTGGTCTTCGACAGCGACGAATACATCAAGCCGGGCTCGACCCTGGAATCGCTGACCGGCCTGCGCCCTGCGTTCGCCAAGGACGGTACCGTCACCGCCGGCAATGCTTCCGGCCTGAACGATGGCGCCGCCGGCGTCATCATGATGTCCGCTGCGCAAGCGAAAGAACTGGGCTTGAAGCCGCTGGCACGCATCAAGGCCTACGCCTCGTCGGGCCTGGACCCGGCCGTCATGGGCATGGGCCCTGTCTCCGCTTCGCGTCTGTGCCTGAAAAAAGCCGGCTGGACGCATGAAGAGCTGGACTTGATGGAAATCAATGAAGCGTTTGCCGCGCAAGCGATTGCCGTCAACAAGGAAATGGGCTGGGATACCAGCAAGATCAACGTGAACGGCGGCGCGATTGCCATCGGCCATCCGATCGGCGCGTCCGGCGCGCGCATCCTGGTAACCCTGATCCACGAAATGATACGCCGCGACGCCAAGAAAGGCCTGGCCGCATTGTGCATCGGCGGCGGCATGGGTGTCGCTCTAGCGATCGAACGCGACTAA
- the phbB gene encoding acetoacetyl-CoA reductase, which yields MARVALVTGGMGGLGEAVCFKLAALGYRVVTTYSPGNQKVADWLATTKDMGYDFKAYPCDVADYDSAAACVAAVEKDIGPVDVLVNNAGITRDMTFKKMDKPNWDAVMGTNLDSVFNMTKPVCDGMVERGWGRIINISSVNGQKGAFGQTNYSAAKAGMHGFTKSLALEVARKNVTVNTISPGYIGTKMVMAIPQEVLDSKIIPQIPMARLGKPEEVAGLVAYLASDEAAFVTGANISINGGQHMS from the coding sequence ATGGCAAGAGTTGCATTGGTAACCGGCGGCATGGGTGGTCTGGGCGAAGCGGTGTGTTTCAAACTGGCGGCGCTCGGTTATCGCGTGGTCACGACCTATTCTCCAGGCAATCAGAAGGTCGCGGACTGGCTGGCGACGACCAAGGACATGGGCTATGACTTCAAGGCGTATCCGTGCGACGTGGCCGACTATGATTCGGCCGCCGCCTGCGTGGCTGCCGTGGAAAAGGACATCGGTCCTGTCGACGTGCTGGTGAATAACGCCGGCATCACGCGCGACATGACGTTCAAGAAGATGGACAAGCCGAACTGGGATGCCGTGATGGGCACCAACCTCGACTCGGTTTTCAACATGACCAAGCCTGTCTGCGACGGCATGGTGGAACGCGGCTGGGGCCGCATCATCAATATCTCGTCCGTGAACGGCCAGAAGGGTGCCTTCGGCCAGACCAACTATTCGGCCGCGAAAGCCGGCATGCACGGTTTCACCAAGTCGCTGGCGCTGGAAGTGGCGCGCAAGAACGTCACCGTCAACACCATTTCGCCAGGCTACATCGGCACCAAGATGGTCATGGCAATTCCACAGGAAGTGCTCGACAGCAAAATCATCCCGCAAATTCCGATGGCGCGCCTGGGCAAGCCGGAAGAAGTGGCCGGTCTGGTGGCCTACCTGGCTTCTGATGAAGCCGCGTTCGTCACGGGCGCCAACATCTCGATCAACGGCGGCCAGCACATGTCGTAA
- a CDS encoding phage tail tape measure protein — protein sequence MTLVPALRRASVAVTLFLGASAAQASVAFHVTVTTERVNKPGVKTSLPARDTQDSDVVLGEHFISVRDGHTLSVLDFATRRRYMIDTAASTYDTYSLFDVAGSRAAELHHRQGIAGMLKVSGLEQHATPPVYEEQALSVLDNKRRGPLLPQVLDGAVLWSLDEQPLLRLDIAGSPVSGDDAAAFAQYVRYTWGGHPLVLKMLADGKRIPAAFTLHHQQIAGKVARHFRISAMTAGAPATYSLAAYRPRPLAADAPALERVLAQAARLPPLGPQAHPALRAEAERLFAAEKPFEAFLSMLEDHFSTGALVDKLSPQQQLAMQACQPIHDLTRALLAKEKEGIQAALATVQGLRQQHGLEQPVLALFEGNLRAKLGQRQAAMALYLQVLQAKPHMAAAYQDLGDALYAQFDAPNAWRSWDAGRAMAPSLRQFRKVNDLERSLLHDYPAFFAGGATLAPDVQPSTSRPASSTKTVGSTNLP from the coding sequence ATGACCCTTGTTCCTGCCTTGCGCCGCGCGAGTGTGGCCGTCACCCTTTTCCTGGGCGCCAGCGCGGCCCAGGCCAGCGTCGCGTTCCACGTCACGGTGACTACCGAGCGCGTCAACAAGCCCGGCGTGAAAACCAGCCTGCCCGCGCGCGATACGCAGGACAGCGATGTCGTGCTGGGCGAACATTTCATCAGCGTGCGCGACGGCCATACCTTGTCCGTGCTCGATTTTGCCACGCGCCGCCGCTACATGATCGATACGGCGGCGTCCACCTACGACACGTATTCGCTGTTCGACGTGGCGGGTTCTCGCGCCGCCGAGCTGCACCACCGGCAGGGGATCGCCGGCATGTTGAAGGTGAGCGGCCTTGAACAGCACGCAACGCCGCCCGTGTATGAGGAACAAGCTTTGTCGGTGCTGGACAACAAGCGGCGAGGACCCTTGCTGCCACAAGTGCTCGACGGCGCCGTACTGTGGTCGCTCGATGAGCAACCCCTGCTGCGCCTGGATATTGCCGGCAGCCCCGTCAGCGGCGACGATGCCGCGGCGTTTGCCCAGTATGTGCGTTACACCTGGGGCGGCCACCCGCTGGTATTGAAAATGCTGGCCGACGGCAAGCGCATTCCAGCCGCATTCACCTTGCATCACCAGCAGATTGCTGGCAAAGTCGCGCGCCATTTCCGTATCAGTGCCATGACGGCGGGCGCGCCCGCCACGTATTCCCTGGCCGCCTACCGGCCCCGCCCGCTGGCGGCCGATGCGCCGGCGCTCGAACGCGTGCTGGCGCAGGCGGCGCGGTTGCCGCCGCTGGGACCGCAGGCCCACCCTGCGCTGCGGGCCGAAGCAGAGCGCCTGTTTGCGGCAGAAAAGCCCTTCGAGGCTTTTTTGAGCATGCTGGAAGATCATTTTTCCACGGGGGCGCTGGTCGACAAACTATCGCCGCAGCAGCAACTGGCGATGCAGGCGTGCCAGCCCATCCATGACTTGACGCGGGCACTGCTGGCCAAGGAAAAGGAAGGCATTCAGGCCGCGCTGGCCACCGTGCAGGGCTTGCGCCAGCAGCACGGCCTGGAGCAGCCGGTACTGGCTTTGTTTGAGGGAAATCTGCGCGCCAAGCTGGGGCAACGGCAGGCAGCGATGGCCTTGTATCTGCAAGTACTGCAGGCCAAGCCGCACATGGCGGCCGCGTACCAGGACCTGGGCGACGCGCTATACGCGCAATTCGATGCGCCGAACGCCTGGCGCAGCTGGGATGCGGGCCGGGCCATGGCGCCATCGCTACGGCAATTTCGCAAGGTCAACGATTTGGAGCGCAGCCTGTTGCACGACTACCCCGCCTTTTTTGCCGGCGGGGCGACGCTTGCGCCTGACGTTCAGCCCAGCACCAGCCGCCCGGCCAGCAGCACGAAGACGGTGGGCAGCACGAACTTGCCGTAA
- a CDS encoding LysE family translocator: MSDSTFLMYLLALTGAFLLPGPDMALVLATGAARGVATALVTALGIAGARAVHVALSGAGLAALMVTHPQALQWVKWAGAAYLLYLALRLLQSALSTSTAQEEAAPATAHGARASLVRGFLTNLLNPKALLFCSMFLPQFVTGSEHVGMQYLRLGTVLVLVGLLFDALYAVLAARLARRLRGKPSPYGKFVLPTVFVLLAGRLVLG, encoded by the coding sequence ATGTCCGATTCTACCTTCCTGATGTACCTGCTGGCACTGACCGGCGCCTTTTTATTACCCGGCCCCGACATGGCGCTGGTGCTGGCGACGGGCGCCGCGCGCGGCGTGGCCACGGCGCTGGTGACGGCGCTGGGCATCGCCGGCGCGCGCGCCGTGCACGTGGCGCTGTCGGGCGCGGGCCTGGCGGCATTGATGGTCACGCATCCGCAAGCCTTGCAGTGGGTCAAATGGGCGGGCGCCGCGTATCTGCTGTACCTGGCACTGCGCCTGCTGCAGTCGGCCCTGTCGACAAGCACGGCACAGGAAGAAGCCGCCCCCGCCACGGCGCACGGCGCCCGCGCCAGCCTGGTGCGCGGCTTCCTGACGAATCTGCTCAATCCGAAGGCACTGCTGTTTTGCAGCATGTTCCTGCCGCAATTCGTCACCGGCAGCGAGCACGTTGGCATGCAATACCTGCGCCTGGGCACGGTCCTGGTGCTGGTGGGCTTGCTGTTCGATGCCCTGTACGCCGTGCTGGCCGCGCGCCTGGCGCGCCGCCTGCGCGGTAAACCTTCGCCTTACGGCAAGTTCGTGCTGCCCACCGTCTTCGTGCTGCTGGCCGGGCGGCTGGTGCTGGGCTGA
- a CDS encoding Lrp/AsnC family transcriptional regulator, producing MKISEVSLDATDLQILRLLQDEGRLSNARLAERLKLSETPVWRRLRRLEEEGFITGYQALLNRKKLGIGLVAFVRVVFANHGGEQPSQFEQAIATIPEILSCHNVAGEADYFLQVVARDLEAYGEFVSTVLRRLPGVAEIQSSLSMREIKSSNRLPLLLA from the coding sequence ATGAAAATTTCAGAAGTTAGCCTCGACGCCACCGATTTACAGATACTCAGGCTGTTGCAGGATGAAGGAAGGCTGTCCAACGCGCGCCTGGCCGAGCGCTTGAAGCTCAGTGAAACCCCCGTCTGGCGCCGCCTGCGCCGCCTGGAAGAGGAAGGCTTTATTACCGGCTACCAGGCTTTGCTCAACCGCAAGAAACTGGGCATCGGCCTGGTGGCATTTGTACGGGTCGTGTTTGCCAACCATGGCGGCGAGCAGCCGTCGCAGTTCGAGCAAGCGATCGCGACGATTCCCGAGATATTGTCGTGCCACAATGTGGCGGGCGAAGCCGATTATTTCCTGCAAGTGGTGGCGCGCGACCTGGAAGCGTATGGCGAATTTGTTTCGACGGTGTTGCGCCGCCTGCCCGGCGTGGCGGAAATCCAGTCCAGCCTGTCGATGCGCGAAATCAAGTCGTCGAACCGCCTGCCCTTGCTGCTGGCCTGA
- the pip gene encoding prolyl aminopeptidase: MPDSLSPLFPALTPNRHGMLAVDDIHTIYWEECGNPDGIPVLFLHGGPGAGLSPQHRRFFDPQRYRVILFDQRGAGKSTPLGEWRNNTTQLLIDDIEVLRAQFGIDQWLVFGGSWGSTLALAYGQAHPAACLGFVLRGIFLCTQAEIDWFIEGVRWFYPELYAEFAAPIPPEERGDLLAAYVQRILSSDPAVYWPAARAWSRFEGRRVYLMPQPEDAPNDALDLGVGRLESHYMANLGFFEEDQLIRNMGRIAHLPAVIVQGRYDAICPPLSAYRLQQAWPGAQLEMIPDAGHGALEHGIASALVRATERFVPGRGFA, encoded by the coding sequence ATGCCAGACTCCCTGTCGCCCCTGTTTCCCGCCCTGACGCCGAACCGGCACGGCATGCTGGCGGTCGATGACATCCATACCATTTACTGGGAAGAGTGCGGCAATCCCGACGGTATTCCCGTGCTGTTCCTGCATGGCGGCCCGGGCGCGGGTCTGTCGCCGCAGCACCGCCGTTTCTTCGATCCGCAGCGCTACCGCGTGATCCTGTTCGACCAGCGCGGCGCCGGCAAGTCCACGCCGCTGGGTGAATGGCGCAACAACACGACGCAGCTGCTGATCGACGATATCGAAGTGCTGCGCGCCCAGTTCGGCATCGATCAATGGCTGGTGTTTGGCGGCTCCTGGGGCTCGACCCTGGCGCTGGCGTATGGCCAGGCGCATCCGGCGGCTTGCCTCGGCTTCGTGCTGCGCGGCATCTTTTTGTGCACGCAGGCGGAAATCGACTGGTTCATCGAAGGCGTACGCTGGTTCTATCCGGAACTATACGCAGAATTTGCCGCGCCGATTCCGCCAGAGGAGCGCGGTGACTTGCTGGCAGCCTACGTGCAACGCATCCTCAGCAGCGACCCCGCCGTGTACTGGCCTGCCGCGCGCGCCTGGAGCCGCTTCGAGGGCCGCCGCGTGTACCTGATGCCACAGCCGGAAGATGCGCCGAACGATGCGCTGGACCTGGGCGTGGGCAGGCTCGAATCGCATTACATGGCCAATCTCGGTTTCTTCGAGGAAGACCAGCTGATCCGCAACATGGGGCGCATCGCGCACTTGCCGGCCGTCATCGTGCAGGGACGCTACGACGCCATCTGCCCGCCGCTGTCGGCCTACCGCCTGCAGCAGGCCTGGCCCGGCGCGCAGCTGGAGATGATACCGGACGCCGGTCATGGCGCGCTCGAGCATGGCATCGCTTCGGCGCTGGTGCGTGCCACCGAGCGCTTCGTCCCGGGGCGCGGCTTTGCATGA
- a CDS encoding DUF2721 domain-containing protein, which translates to MNIQIGDIGHIIQLAIAPVFLLTGIGTMLVVLTNRLGRIIDRTRVLEDRLDIGYNDFYMDELDTLYTRTHLINYSISLSTACGFFVCIIIAMLFLGDIMNLTLDKYIAVFFVLAVICLIGCFTYLLREIYLAATAQRIRRHIRPPR; encoded by the coding sequence ATGAACATACAGATCGGCGACATCGGCCATATCATCCAGCTGGCGATTGCGCCGGTTTTCCTGCTGACCGGCATCGGCACCATGCTGGTCGTGCTGACCAACCGCCTGGGCCGCATCATCGATCGCACGCGCGTGCTGGAAGACCGGCTCGACATCGGTTACAACGATTTCTATATGGATGAGTTAGATACGCTTTATACGCGTACCCATCTGATCAATTATTCGATCTCGCTGAGCACGGCCTGCGGTTTCTTTGTCTGCATCATCATCGCCATGCTGTTTCTGGGCGATATCATGAACCTGACGCTGGATAAGTACATCGCCGTGTTCTTCGTGCTGGCCGTGATCTGCCTGATCGGTTGCTTCACCTATCTGCTGCGCGAGATTTACCTGGCCGCCACCGCCCAGCGCATCCGGCGCCATATCCGCCCGCCCCGTTAA
- a CDS encoding SRPBCC family protein, with product MKRLFLCLLMLCAVPATALAQAIRLDKLKVEVKRIEVDGQRMYEVDASGSVQAPPASVWKTLTTYERMHEFVPDLSSCRVLSRNGNEVIIEQQGMARFLFMNHAIHLVVRATETPLTSIDIALISGDMRHYESRWNLYPIPETGGTRIVFSSRLMPGFYVPGMLGTTMIRGDIERMMAAVLARIDSQHAEKAG from the coding sequence ATGAAGCGACTCTTCCTCTGCCTGCTGATGCTGTGCGCCGTCCCCGCGACCGCGCTGGCACAGGCGATACGCCTGGACAAGCTGAAGGTCGAGGTCAAGCGCATCGAGGTCGACGGGCAGCGCATGTATGAAGTCGATGCCAGCGGCAGCGTGCAGGCGCCGCCGGCGTCCGTGTGGAAAACCTTGACGACGTACGAGCGCATGCATGAATTCGTGCCCGACCTCAGCTCCTGCCGCGTACTGTCGCGCAACGGCAATGAAGTCATCATCGAGCAGCAGGGCATGGCGCGCTTCCTGTTCATGAACCACGCCATCCACCTGGTGGTGCGGGCCACGGAGACGCCGTTGACCTCCATCGACATCGCCCTGATCTCCGGCGACATGCGGCATTACGAATCGCGCTGGAATTTGTACCCCATCCCCGAGACGGGCGGCACGCGCATCGTCTTTTCCAGCCGGCTGATGCCGGGCTTCTATGTGCCCGGCATGCTGGGCACGACCATGATACGCGGCGATATCGAGCGCATGATGGCGGCCGTGCTGGCCCGCATCGACAGCCAGCACGCGGAAAAGGCAGGCTAA
- a CDS encoding NADPH-dependent 2,4-dienoyl-CoA reductase: MTAYPHLLAPLDLGFTSLRNRVIMGSMHTGLEDRFYHYGKLAAFYRERARGGVGLIVTGGISPNRQGWLLPFGGTLNFLGDVPNHRKVTRAVHEEGGKIVMQILHAGRYGYQPFVVSASAKKSPISPFRPRPLSERGIERTICDYVRCARLAQKAGYDGIEVMGSEGYLLNQFLCARTNLRQDRWGGTIENRMRLPVEIVRRIRAAVGPNFIIMYRHSLLDLVEGGNTWDDVVTVAKALEQAGVTILNTGFGWHEARVPTIVTSVPRAAFASVAGRLRREVTIPVVASNRINMPHEANAILERGDCDLVSMARPFLADPDFVAKAASGRADEINTCIGCNQACLDHTFANKRASCLVNPRACHETELVYAKKAVPRRVAVVGAGPAGLSAACVAAECGHTVTLFDSSDSVGGQFKVAMQIPGKEEFTETIRYFARRLALLEVKLRLGQRVTREQLLAGGYDDVIVATGIKVRLPAIPGIEHPKVLSYLDVLQAKKPVGARVAIIGAGGIGFDVGEYLLHDPAHPLPQSVATWAGEWGVDLNAASGGGLVPPVAPAPVRQIFLLQRKTSKVGAGLGKTSGWVHRAALARNGVAMLAGVSYDKIDAQGLHITVGGEQRLLAVDNVVICAGQDSLTELMPPVDKEGKPLQAGGPRFHKIGGAALAAELDAKRAIREGAELAASL, from the coding sequence ATGACTGCCTATCCCCATCTGCTGGCCCCGCTCGACCTGGGTTTTACCTCTTTGCGCAACCGCGTCATCATGGGATCCATGCATACGGGCCTGGAAGACCGCTTCTATCATTATGGCAAGCTGGCCGCGTTTTACCGCGAACGGGCGCGCGGTGGCGTGGGGCTGATCGTCACTGGCGGCATCTCGCCGAACCGCCAGGGCTGGCTGCTGCCGTTCGGCGGTACCTTGAATTTCCTCGGCGACGTGCCGAATCACCGCAAGGTGACGCGCGCCGTGCACGAGGAGGGCGGCAAGATCGTCATGCAGATCCTGCATGCGGGCCGCTATGGCTATCAGCCGTTCGTCGTCTCGGCATCGGCCAAAAAATCGCCGATCTCGCCGTTCCGCCCGCGTCCCTTGAGCGAGCGGGGCATCGAGCGCACCATCTGCGACTACGTGCGCTGCGCGCGCCTGGCGCAAAAGGCCGGCTATGACGGCATCGAAGTGATGGGCAGCGAAGGCTATTTATTGAACCAGTTCCTCTGCGCGCGCACGAATCTGCGCCAGGACCGCTGGGGCGGCACGATCGAGAACCGCATGCGCCTGCCCGTGGAGATCGTGCGCCGCATCCGCGCCGCCGTCGGCCCCAACTTCATCATCATGTACCGCCATTCCCTGCTCGACCTGGTCGAGGGTGGCAACACCTGGGACGATGTGGTGACGGTGGCCAAGGCGCTGGAGCAGGCTGGCGTGACCATTCTCAATACGGGCTTCGGCTGGCATGAGGCAAGGGTGCCCACCATCGTCACCTCAGTGCCGCGCGCCGCCTTTGCCAGCGTGGCGGGCCGCTTGCGCCGCGAAGTCACCATTCCCGTGGTGGCCTCGAACCGCATCAACATGCCGCACGAAGCGAACGCCATCCTGGAGCGCGGTGACTGCGACCTGGTGTCGATGGCACGCCCTTTCCTGGCCGACCCTGACTTTGTCGCCAAGGCCGCTTCAGGCCGCGCCGACGAAATCAATACCTGCATCGGCTGCAACCAGGCCTGTCTCGACCACACCTTTGCCAACAAGCGCGCCAGCTGCCTGGTCAACCCGCGCGCCTGCCATGAAACGGAACTCGTGTACGCGAAAAAGGCCGTGCCGCGCCGGGTGGCCGTCGTCGGCGCCGGGCCGGCCGGCCTGTCGGCTGCCTGCGTGGCCGCCGAATGCGGGCACACAGTGACCCTGTTCGACAGCAGCGACAGCGTGGGCGGCCAGTTCAAGGTGGCCATGCAGATACCGGGCAAGGAAGAATTTACGGAAACCATCCGCTACTTTGCCCGCCGGCTGGCGCTGCTGGAAGTCAAGCTGCGCCTGGGGCAGCGCGTGACGCGCGAGCAATTGCTGGCCGGCGGCTATGACGACGTCATCGTCGCCACCGGCATCAAGGTGCGCCTGCCGGCCATTCCCGGCATCGAGCACCCGAAAGTGCTGTCATATCTGGACGTGCTGCAAGCCAAGAAACCCGTCGGCGCACGCGTGGCCATCATCGGCGCGGGCGGCATCGGCTTCGACGTGGGAGAGTATTTGCTGCACGACCCGGCGCACCCGCTGCCGCAATCCGTGGCGACGTGGGCGGGCGAGTGGGGGGTGGACTTGAATGCAGCGAGCGGCGGCGGCCTGGTGCCGCCCGTGGCGCCTGCGCCCGTGCGGCAGATTTTCCTGTTGCAGCGCAAGACGTCGAAAGTGGGCGCGGGCCTGGGCAAGACCTCGGGCTGGGTACACCGCGCGGCGCTGGCGAGAAACGGCGTGGCGATGCTGGCCGGCGTGAGCTATGACAAGATCGACGCGCAGGGCTTGCACATCACCGTGGGCGGCGAGCAGCGCCTGCTGGCGGTGGACAACGTGGTCATCTGCGCAGGCCAGGACAGCTTGACGGAACTCATGCCGCCCGTCGACAAGGAGGGCAAGCCCTTACAGGCGGGCGGCCCGCGCTTCCATAAAATCGGCGGCGCCGCGCTGGCGGCGGAACTCGATGCCAAGCGGGCCATACGGGAAGGGGCGGAGCTGGCCGCCAGCCTGTAA